A genome region from Paludibacterium sp. B53371 includes the following:
- the fis gene encoding DNA-binding transcriptional regulator Fis, producing the protein MKTQTIQDNDHISQSVRQAMERYFQDLDGETPSAIYDMVLACVEKPLLEVVLIHTQGNQTRAAELLGLNRNTLRKKMKSYDLI; encoded by the coding sequence ATGAAGACGCAAACCATCCAGGACAATGACCATATTTCGCAATCGGTGCGCCAGGCCATGGAACGCTATTTCCAGGACCTGGACGGCGAAACGCCGTCTGCCATCTACGATATGGTGTTGGCTTGTGTGGAAAAGCCCCTGCTGGAAGTTGTACTGATACACACGCAGGGAAACCAGACCAGGGCAGCGGAGTTGCTGGGATTGAACCGCAACACGCTGCGCAAGAAGATGAAATCCTATGATTTGATCTGA
- the dusB gene encoding tRNA dihydrouridine synthase DusB, producing MLIGPYRLKNRLIVAPMAGVTDRPFRMLCKKMGAALAVSEMITANKALWTTTKTLRRADHSGEAEPISVQIAGSDPAQMAEAARLNVAHGAQIIDINMGCPAKKVCNVAAGSALLRDEALVGRILDSVVRAVDVPVTLKTRTGWSRDQRNALRIARLAEDCGIAALAMHGRTREDMYHGEAEYDTIRQVKAAVSIPVIANGDIDSPQKARRVLEETGADAIMIGRAAQGRPWIFREILHYLAHGELLPAPRVGEIRDILLAHLDDLYGFYGEYSGCRIARKHIAWTTRGLRGANAFREAMYQLESTSEQHACVAAYFAGLAADSERLVYQEHSLPGQD from the coding sequence ATGCTTATAGGACCTTACCGGTTAAAAAACCGCCTGATTGTCGCGCCCATGGCGGGCGTGACCGATCGTCCTTTCCGCATGCTTTGCAAAAAGATGGGGGCGGCGCTGGCGGTGTCGGAAATGATTACAGCCAACAAGGCCCTGTGGACCACGACCAAGACCCTGCGTCGTGCCGACCACAGCGGCGAGGCAGAACCGATTTCGGTGCAGATTGCCGGCTCCGACCCGGCGCAGATGGCCGAAGCGGCTCGCCTGAATGTGGCCCATGGCGCCCAGATCATCGATATCAACATGGGTTGCCCGGCCAAGAAGGTGTGCAATGTGGCGGCCGGCTCGGCCCTGTTGCGCGACGAGGCGCTGGTCGGACGCATTCTCGACAGCGTGGTGCGGGCCGTCGATGTGCCGGTGACGCTCAAGACGCGCACCGGCTGGTCGCGCGACCAGCGCAATGCCCTGCGCATTGCCCGCCTGGCAGAGGATTGCGGCATTGCCGCGCTGGCCATGCATGGCCGCACCCGGGAAGACATGTACCACGGCGAGGCCGAGTACGACACCATTCGCCAGGTCAAGGCGGCCGTCTCGATCCCGGTGATTGCCAACGGTGACATCGACTCGCCGCAGAAGGCCCGCCGGGTGCTGGAAGAGACCGGTGCCGATGCCATCATGATCGGCCGTGCGGCACAGGGACGCCCGTGGATCTTCCGCGAAATCCTGCACTACCTGGCGCATGGCGAGCTGTTGCCGGCCCCCAGGGTCGGGGAGATCCGCGACATCCTGCTGGCGCACCTCGACGATCTCTACGGGTTCTACGGCGAATACTCGGGCTGTCGCATCGCCCGCAAGCACATCGCCTGGACCACGCGCGGGTTGCGGGGGGCCAATGCGTTTCGCGAGGCCATGTATCAACTGGAAAGCACGTCCGAGCAACATGCCTGTGTCGCCGCCTATTTTGCCGGCCTGGCCGCCGACTCGGAACGACTGGTATACCAAGAACATTCCCTGCCCGGGCAGGATTGA